A single window of Sphaerodactylus townsendi isolate TG3544 linkage group LG05, MPM_Stown_v2.3, whole genome shotgun sequence DNA harbors:
- the LOC125433528 gene encoding glycine-rich cell wall structural protein-like, with amino-acid sequence GGGGGWGGGGVGGGGGGGGGGWGGGGVGGGGGGGGGGWGGGGVGGGGGGGGGGWGGGGVGGGGGGGGGGWGGGGVGGGGGGGGGGWGGGGVGGGGGGGGGGWGGGGVGGGGGGGGGGWGGGGVGGGGGGGGGGWGGGGVGGGGGGGGGGWGGGGVGGGGGGGGGGWGGGGVGGGGGGGGGGWGGGGVGGGGGGGGGGWGGGGVGGGGGGGGGGWGGGGVGGGGGGGGGGWGGGGVGGGGGGGGGGWGGGGVGGGGGGGGGGWGGGGVGGGGGGGGGGWGGGGVGGGGGGGGGGWGGGGVGGG; translated from the coding sequence gggggggggggggggtgggggggggggggggtgggggggggggggggtgggggggggggggggtgggggggggggggggtgggggggggggggggtgggggggggggggggtgggggggggggggggtgggggggggggggggtgggggggggggggggtgggggggggggggggtgggggggggggggggtgggggggggggggggtgggggggggggggggtgggggggggggggggtgggggggggggggggtgggggggggggggggtgggggggggggggggtgggggggggggggggtgggggggggggggggtgggggggggggggggtgggggggggggggggtgggggggggggggggtgggggggggggggggtgggggggggggggggtgggggggggggggggtgggggggggggggggtgggggggggggggggtgggggggggggggggtgggggggggggggggtgggggggggggggggtgggggggggggggggtgggggggggggggggtgggggggggggggggtgggggggggggggggtgggggggggggggggtgggggggggggggggtgggggggggggggggtgggggggggggggggtgggggggggggggggtgggggggggggggggtgggggggggggggggtgggggggggggggggtgggggggggggggggtgggggggggggggggtgggggggggggggggtgggggggggggggggtgggggggggggggggtgggggggggggggggtgggggggggggggggtgggggggggggggggtgggggggggggggggtgggggggggggggggtgggggggggggggggtgggggggggggggggtgggggggggggggggtgggggggggg
- the LOC125433527 gene encoding basic proline-rich protein-like, which yields PPPPPTPPPPHPPPPPPPPPPTPPPPHPPPPPPPPPPTPPPPHPPPPPPPPPPTPPPPHPPPPPPPPPPTPPPPHPPPPPPPPPPTPPPPHPPPPPPPPPPTPPPPHPPPPPPPPPPTPPPPHPPPPPPPPPPTPPPPHPPPPPPPPPPTPPPPHPPPPPPPPPPTPPPPHPPPPPPPPPPTPPPPHPPPPPPPPPPTPPPPHPPPPPPPPPPTPPPPHPPPPPPPPPPTPPPPHPPPPPPPPPPTPPPPHPPPPPPPPPPTPPPPHPPPPPPPPPPTPPPPHPPPPPPPPPPTPPPPHPPPPPPPPPPTPPPPHPPPPPPPPPPTPPPPHPPPPPPPPPP from the coding sequence cccccccccccccccacccccccccccccccacccccccccccccccacccccccccccccccacccccccccccccccacccccccccccccccacccccccccccccccacccccccccccccccacccccccccccccccacccccccccccccccacccccccccccccccacccccccccccccccacccccccccccccccacccccccccccccccacccccccccccccccacccccccccccccccacccccccccccccccacccccccccccccccacccccccccccccccacccccccccccccccacccccccccccccccacccccccccccccccacccccccccccccccacccccccccccccccacccccccccccccccacccccccccccccccacccccccccccccccacccccccccccccccacccccccccccccccacccccccccccccccacccccccccccccccacccccccccccccccacccccccccccccccacccccccccccccccacccccccccccccccacccccccccccccccacccccccccccccccacccccccccccccccacccccccccccccccacccccccccccccccacccccccccccccccacccccccccccccccacccccccccccccccacccccccccccccccacccccccccccccccacccccccccccccccacccccccccccccccacccccccccccccccacccccccccccccccacccccccccccccccacccccccccccccccacccccccccccccccacccccccccccccccacccccccccccccccacccccccccccccccacccccccccccccccacccccccccccccccacccccccccccccccacccccccccccccccacccccccccccccccacccccccccccccccacccccccccccccccacccccccccccccccaccccccccccccccc